In Elephas maximus indicus isolate mEleMax1 chromosome 4, mEleMax1 primary haplotype, whole genome shotgun sequence, a genomic segment contains:
- the C1QL3 gene encoding complement C1q-like protein 3 — translation MVLLLVILIPVLVSSAGTSAHYEMLGTCRMVCDPYGGTKAPSTAATPDRGLMQSLPTFIQGPKGEAGRPGKAGPRGPPGEPGPPGPVGPPGEKGEPGRQGLPGPPGAPGLNAAGAISAATYSTVPKIAFYAGLKRQHEGYEVLKFDDVVTNLGNHYDPTTGKFTCSIPGIYFFTYHVLMRGGDGTSMWADLCKNNQVRASAIAQDADQNYDYASNSVVLHLEPGDEVYIKLDGGKAHGGNNNKYSTFSGFIIYAD, via the exons ATGGTGCTGCTACTGGTCATCCTCATCCCGGTGCTGGTGAGCTCCGCCGGCACGTCGGCGCACTACGAGATGCTGGGTACCTGCCGCATGGTCTGCGACCCCTACGGGGGCACCAAGGCGCCCAGCACAGCCGCCACGCCCGACCGTGGCCTCATGCAGTCCCTGCCCACCTTCATCCAGGGGCCCAAAGGCGAAGCGGGTCGGCCTGGGAAGGCGGGCCCGCGTGGGCCCCCCGGTGAGCCTGGGCCACCGGGTCCCGTGGGGCCTCCGGGGGAGAAGGGCGAGCCGGGACGCCAAGGCCTGCCAGGCCCGCCCGGGGCGCCCGGCCTGAACGCGGCCGGGGCCATCAGCGCCGCCACCTACAGCACGGTGCCCAAGATCGCCTTCTACGCTGGCCTCAAGCGGCAGCACGAAGGCTATGAGGTGCTCAAGTTCGACGACGTGGTCACCAACCTTGGTAACCACTACGACCCCACTACAGGCAAGTTCACCTGCTCCATCCCGGGCATCTACTTCTTCACCTACCACGTCCTGATGCGCGGAGGGGACGGCACCAGCATGTGGGCTGATCTCTGCAAAAACAACCAG GTGCGGGCTAGTGCAATTGCCCAAGATGCTGATCAGAATTACGACTATGCCAGTAACAGTGTTGTCCTTCATTTGGAGCCAGGAGATGAAGTCTATATCAAATTAGATGGTGGGAAAGCTCATggcggcaacaacaacaaatacagcaCATTTTCTGGATTTATTATTTATGCTGACTGA